Proteins encoded together in one Candidatus Krumholzibacteriia bacterium window:
- a CDS encoding FAD:protein FMN transferase: MLLLLAGCDRGPHRATDAFVAMGAPVQITVLARNEAEADAALRAARAEVERLEALLSDFRPASDLCRLNERESVTLAPETRLLLQRAQQVCRDTGGAFDVSIGPVKRLWGFGGDTTPHLPEASALQHLLLHVGCETYRLEADGSFHWLDPEARLDLGGIAQGFVARCVADSFRARGLRDFLIDISGDIVVGGERPRGGPWRIGVQNPRQPDSLLATVPMRWRAVTTSGDYEQFFIEGGVRYHHIFDPATGYPARGTASVSVFSDDPIAADCYATALFVLGPERGMAFLAARPDLQAVFVVEGKEGGVALQPSAGIAAVFAPAQR, translated from the coding sequence TTGTTGCTCCTGCTGGCCGGCTGCGACCGCGGCCCCCACCGCGCCACCGACGCCTTCGTCGCCATGGGAGCGCCGGTGCAAATCACCGTTCTCGCCCGCAACGAGGCGGAGGCCGACGCGGCGCTGCGCGCCGCCCGCGCCGAGGTCGAGCGCCTGGAGGCGCTCCTCTCCGACTTTCGCCCGGCGAGCGACCTCTGCCGGCTCAACGAGCGCGAGTCGGTGACGCTCGCCCCGGAAACACGGCTCCTGCTGCAACGGGCCCAACAGGTCTGCCGCGACACCGGCGGCGCCTTCGACGTCAGCATCGGGCCGGTAAAGCGACTCTGGGGCTTCGGCGGCGACACGACGCCGCACCTCCCGGAGGCGTCCGCACTGCAGCATCTCCTCCTCCACGTGGGCTGCGAGACCTACCGCCTCGAAGCGGACGGCAGCTTCCACTGGCTCGATCCCGAAGCGCGGCTGGATCTCGGCGGCATCGCCCAGGGATTCGTCGCCCGTTGCGTCGCCGACAGCTTCCGTGCCCGGGGGCTCCGCGACTTCCTGATCGACATCAGCGGCGACATCGTGGTCGGCGGCGAACGACCCCGCGGCGGTCCCTGGCGCATCGGCGTGCAGAACCCGCGGCAGCCCGACTCGCTCCTCGCCACCGTGCCCATGCGCTGGCGGGCGGTGACCACCTCGGGCGACTACGAGCAGTTCTTCATCGAAGGCGGCGTGCGCTACCACCACATCTTCGATCCCGCCACCGGCTACCCGGCGCGCGGCACGGCGAGCGTCAGCGTCTTCAGCGACGATCCCATCGCCGCCGACTGTTACGCCACCGCGCTCTTCGTCCTCGGACCCGAACGGGGGATGGCGTTCCTGGCCGCTCGACCGGATTTGCAGGCAGTCTTCGTCGTCGAAGGGAAGGAAGGAGGGGTCGCCCTGCAGCCGAGCGCGGGGATCGCTGCTGTCTTCGCCCCTGCCCAGCGCTGA
- a CDS encoding sigma-54 dependent transcriptional regulator, protein MRHLLLLVDDEPALLDSLYRILKRDTYDILTAASAAEALRLLDEEPVSLCLADLRMPGMDGLELLRRLRASHPDVAGVLMSGHASIEVAVEAMREGACDFLLKPFGRSQLETVVERALASRRRRALAPSVAADSALQQLIGPSSAMRRVLQLVEQVGPSSANVLIQGESGTGKELIASAIQQLSRRREEPYIRVNCAAIPDSLMESELFGHEKGAFTGAHKAKKGKFELADGGTIFLDEIGDMSASTQTKLLRVLQEGEFDRVGGTRTLSVDVRIIAATNADLERLVAERRFREDLYYRLRVIQVQLPPLRERKSDIPLLVDHFIRRYAAKDGKRIAGIEPVALAALTDYAWPGNVRELENAIERAVVLMQGERLRLEDLPPEVLQRAPEDRISFPVGTSLREIERRMIAETLRFTDGDKTKAARLLGITARTIYRKLERRRRELASSLTRATAAARRRPAPRILPAPLASAAASCPSPGDDEGP, encoded by the coding sequence GTGCGCCATCTGTTGCTGCTCGTGGACGACGAGCCCGCCCTTTTGGACTCCCTCTACAGAATCCTCAAGCGCGATACCTACGACATCTTGACCGCCGCCAGCGCCGCCGAGGCCCTGCGTCTCCTGGACGAGGAACCGGTGTCGCTCTGTCTCGCCGACCTGCGCATGCCCGGCATGGACGGCCTGGAGCTCCTCCGGCGCCTCCGGGCCTCGCACCCCGACGTGGCCGGCGTGCTCATGAGCGGCCACGCCTCCATCGAGGTGGCGGTGGAGGCCATGCGCGAGGGCGCCTGCGACTTCCTCCTCAAGCCCTTCGGTCGCAGCCAGCTCGAAACCGTGGTGGAGCGGGCCCTGGCGTCACGGCGCCGGCGCGCTCTGGCACCCTCGGTCGCCGCCGACTCGGCGCTGCAACAGCTCATCGGGCCGAGCTCGGCCATGCGGCGCGTGCTGCAGCTCGTCGAACAGGTCGGCCCGAGTTCCGCCAACGTCCTCATCCAAGGCGAGAGCGGCACCGGCAAGGAGCTCATCGCCAGCGCGATCCAGCAGCTCTCGCGGCGGCGCGAGGAGCCCTACATCCGGGTCAACTGTGCCGCCATCCCGGACAGCCTGATGGAGTCGGAGCTCTTCGGGCACGAGAAGGGCGCTTTCACAGGAGCCCACAAGGCGAAAAAGGGGAAGTTCGAGCTCGCTGACGGCGGCACGATCTTCCTCGACGAGATCGGCGACATGAGCGCCAGCACCCAGACCAAGCTCCTGCGGGTACTGCAGGAAGGGGAGTTCGACCGTGTCGGCGGCACGCGCACCTTGAGCGTGGACGTGCGCATCATCGCGGCGACGAATGCGGACCTGGAACGTCTGGTGGCGGAGCGCCGCTTCCGTGAAGACCTCTACTACCGGTTGCGGGTGATCCAGGTGCAGCTGCCGCCACTCCGGGAGCGCAAGTCCGACATCCCCCTGCTGGTGGATCATTTCATTCGCCGTTACGCGGCGAAGGACGGCAAGCGCATCGCCGGCATCGAGCCGGTGGCGCTGGCGGCGCTCACCGACTACGCCTGGCCCGGAAACGTGCGCGAGCTGGAGAACGCCATCGAGCGCGCCGTCGTCCTGATGCAAGGGGAACGCCTGCGCCTCGAGGACCTGCCGCCGGAAGTGCTGCAGCGGGCGCCGGAGGACCGGATCTCCTTCCCCGTGGGCACCTCGCTGCGCGAGATCGAGCGTCGGATGATCGCCGAAACCCTGCGCTTCACCGACGGCGACAAGACCAAGGCGGCACGCTTGCTCGGCATCACCGCGCGTACCATCTATCGAAAGCTCGAGCGCCGGCGGCGCGAGCTCGCCAGTTCCTTGACGCGGGCCACCGCCGCGGCGCGGCGCCGCCCGGCCCCGCGGATTCTGCCGGCTCCTTTGGCTTCCGCAGCGGCATCGTGCCCTTCGCCCGGCGACGACGAGGGCCCCTGA
- a CDS encoding C25 family cysteine peptidase, translating to MIRTVRARGVRLAALALACLPAAGRAALAAPSGSPSRESVTPSVAVARTDAPTPVVRARLAPLRLAGSPLGPFQPTEAPSLEGSPVEYLIVTSQAMAGEFARLAAWKTAKGVPAVVRTVTEVRAAAVQGCDFAETLRNYLRDAYQLWGVRFVLLAGDTDIIPARYVAMQMLNFDFPISDLYYSCLDGTWNADGDAFFGEPPAAPGAASDEADLVSEVYLGRAPVSTSAEAKVFVDKTLGYELPVQQDFQHKILFLAEVLFPTNYDPQGPPPSADGAEYAEEVAHLLPAGMQVRKLYEATQLWEGSEPLTRLGATQAIDAGNGTVVHVGHGFRYTLSLGDASLTVREAAELVNGPRAGLFYMLNCTATAFDFESMAETLLHNPDGGATVVIGATREAFPATARTYQLAFFDKLFVQGERRVGVAMTESRHQLLLPFLPAVELWTQLVYTLLGDPELGIATRVEALQVEGVPASLHVGPQQVSLTVHDAQGPLDRALVCFSKPGDEYRVARTGANGVVVLDVEPGTAGTLDLTVTGYDHLPYRATLPVTLAGAGLTLASTQVSDDGGGSGTGNQDGRLDAGETATLRLILHNSGNTTRTGIAATLTTTDPAVTILQGTSAYPNLAASQEAAGVSPFVVRLAPSVSDGSVVTMSLAVQYASGSASHRVELLVRAASPLLANLRLDDSRAGNGNGVQEAGEAVDLFYRLENRGGGTALQVSLALVAVDPTLETLVDSVTVADIPPGATVEIATPLVVREPDTELSRPAELWLRHLQNAEGSFIAFDLRRPEVPTGLSFASSDASDVIQIRWNPVNDFDRLGYHVHRADAPAGPFVRVDTDLPLHGTYRDVGLAPSHRYYYRVTALDRTFLEGDPSLTVSVSTNPPLVSGWPNDANDFSASTPGVADVDGDGGLDVVVAAKQVLAWDAHGIELRDADQNAATWGVLYGHGEVFGPVAIADLDRAPGREIVVATWDPISRFVTVVNGEGADLPGWPRPLAPAAESHRGSQVPPVVANLDDRGAPEILLAARDGRLYGWHADGSEIADGDASAATQGVLFDTGSPFLRCAPAVAPLDPSSPGQEIVFGGTNGKLYVLDAQGRPLPGWPRTAPLGGDPFGTVFASGICIADLERDGQREMVFLESSGRLHAMHTDGSELPGFPVGGIQALSGSVVPSPALGNLQGDGALEIVVGGSDGRIHVFDAHGIALLPQPFFSGAVSESSPLLGDVDGDGEIEILFGNENAVLHAWNLDGSEVDGFPIALGAELRATPTLEDVNGDGNADLLAQSWEGRITLWDLGVPWVPSRFPWPTHRGSIHRTGEYGFAVPTPLALTDLHAVFEAGRGVWLSWRGGTEVGERQWRVRRAGPFAAEPERGEAEWTQGAVVVATLRGHGELQCLDASAAPASWYGYLIEVEGEEGFRIAAVLTLFTAPASELRLHAAVPNPFNPNTRLAFDVPALAGATVAVAVRLDLIDARGRVVATPVRGMLRPGPHAIQWDGRDASGREAPSGVYVARLSAADRVVTRKLTLLR from the coding sequence ATGATTCGAACCGTCCGTGCGCGCGGCGTGCGCCTCGCCGCACTCGCTCTCGCCTGCCTCCCGGCCGCCGGCCGCGCCGCTCTCGCTGCCCCGAGCGGTAGCCCGTCGCGGGAGAGCGTGACGCCGTCCGTCGCGGTAGCCCGGACCGACGCGCCGACCCCCGTGGTCCGGGCGCGGCTCGCCCCGCTCCGGCTCGCAGGCTCTCCGCTCGGGCCATTCCAGCCCACCGAGGCGCCGAGCCTGGAGGGCAGCCCGGTCGAGTACCTCATCGTCACCTCCCAGGCCATGGCCGGGGAGTTCGCCCGGCTCGCGGCTTGGAAGACCGCGAAGGGCGTGCCCGCGGTGGTGCGCACCGTGACGGAGGTGCGAGCCGCCGCCGTGCAGGGCTGTGACTTCGCCGAGACGCTGCGCAACTACCTGCGCGACGCCTACCAGCTCTGGGGCGTCCGCTTCGTCCTCCTCGCCGGCGATACCGACATCATTCCGGCCCGCTACGTGGCGATGCAGATGCTCAATTTCGACTTCCCCATCTCCGATCTCTACTACTCCTGTCTCGACGGTACCTGGAACGCCGACGGCGACGCCTTCTTCGGCGAGCCGCCGGCTGCACCCGGCGCAGCGAGCGACGAGGCGGACCTCGTCTCGGAGGTGTACTTGGGGCGCGCCCCGGTGAGCACCAGCGCCGAGGCGAAAGTGTTCGTCGACAAGACGCTCGGCTACGAGCTGCCGGTGCAGCAGGACTTTCAACACAAGATCCTCTTCCTGGCGGAAGTCTTGTTCCCGACCAACTACGACCCACAGGGGCCGCCGCCGTCGGCCGACGGAGCGGAGTACGCCGAGGAAGTGGCGCACCTCCTGCCGGCGGGGATGCAAGTTCGCAAGCTTTACGAAGCCACCCAGCTCTGGGAGGGGAGCGAGCCCTTGACGCGGCTCGGGGCGACGCAGGCCATCGACGCCGGCAACGGCACCGTGGTCCATGTCGGTCACGGCTTTCGCTACACCCTCTCTCTCGGCGACGCCAGCCTCACGGTGAGGGAGGCGGCGGAGTTGGTCAACGGCCCCCGGGCCGGACTCTTCTACATGCTCAACTGTACCGCCACGGCTTTCGACTTCGAATCCATGGCGGAGACACTGCTGCACAACCCCGACGGCGGCGCCACCGTGGTCATCGGCGCCACGCGCGAAGCCTTCCCGGCCACGGCACGCACCTATCAGCTCGCTTTCTTCGACAAACTCTTCGTGCAGGGCGAGCGCCGCGTGGGTGTGGCGATGACCGAGTCGCGCCACCAACTTTTGTTGCCCTTCCTGCCCGCGGTGGAGCTCTGGACGCAGCTCGTCTACACCCTCCTCGGGGATCCGGAGCTCGGCATCGCCACCCGGGTCGAAGCGTTGCAGGTGGAGGGCGTCCCGGCGTCGCTTCATGTGGGACCGCAGCAGGTATCGCTCACGGTGCACGATGCGCAAGGACCGCTCGACCGGGCCTTGGTCTGCTTTTCCAAGCCCGGTGACGAGTACCGCGTGGCGCGCACCGGCGCGAACGGTGTCGTGGTGCTCGACGTCGAGCCGGGGACAGCGGGAACGCTGGATCTCACCGTGACCGGCTACGATCACTTGCCGTATCGGGCGACGCTACCGGTGACGCTGGCCGGCGCTGGACTCACGCTCGCTTCGACGCAGGTGAGCGACGACGGCGGCGGCAGCGGCACGGGCAACCAGGACGGACGCTTGGACGCGGGCGAGACGGCGACGCTCCGGCTCATACTGCACAATTCCGGCAACACGACGCGGACCGGCATCGCCGCCACCCTCACCACGACGGATCCAGCCGTCACCATTCTCCAGGGCACGAGCGCCTATCCCAATCTCGCCGCGAGCCAGGAAGCCGCCGGTGTGTCGCCCTTCGTGGTGCGCCTCGCTCCCAGCGTCTCGGACGGCAGCGTCGTCACCATGAGCCTCGCGGTCCAGTACGCCAGCGGCAGCGCGAGCCATCGTGTCGAGCTGCTGGTACGCGCCGCATCCCCGCTTCTCGCCAATCTGCGTCTCGACGACTCCCGAGCCGGCAATGGCAACGGCGTGCAGGAAGCCGGCGAAGCCGTGGATCTTTTCTATCGTCTCGAGAACCGCGGCGGTGGCACGGCGCTGCAGGTGTCCCTCGCCCTCGTGGCGGTGGATCCCACCCTGGAGACGTTGGTGGATTCGGTGACGGTCGCCGACATTCCGCCCGGAGCGACGGTGGAGATCGCGACACCCCTCGTGGTGCGCGAGCCGGACACCGAGCTCAGCCGGCCGGCGGAGCTGTGGCTGCGGCATCTGCAGAATGCGGAGGGCAGCTTCATCGCCTTCGATCTACGCCGGCCGGAGGTGCCGACGGGGTTGTCCTTCGCCAGCTCCGACGCCAGCGACGTCATCCAGATCCGCTGGAATCCGGTGAACGATTTCGATCGCCTGGGATACCACGTGCATCGCGCCGACGCGCCGGCCGGGCCGTTCGTTCGTGTCGATACCGACCTCCCCCTGCACGGCACCTACCGCGATGTCGGCCTCGCCCCCAGCCATCGCTACTATTACCGGGTGACGGCGCTCGACCGCACCTTCCTCGAAGGCGACCCGAGCCTCACCGTTTCGGTGAGCACGAATCCGCCCCTCGTTTCCGGCTGGCCCAACGATGCCAACGATTTCTCCGCTTCGACTCCCGGTGTGGCCGACGTCGACGGGGACGGCGGGCTGGACGTGGTGGTGGCGGCGAAGCAAGTCCTCGCCTGGGATGCCCACGGCATCGAGCTGCGCGACGCCGACCAGAACGCCGCCACTTGGGGAGTTCTCTACGGCCACGGCGAGGTCTTCGGTCCCGTGGCGATCGCCGATCTCGATCGCGCTCCGGGACGAGAGATCGTCGTCGCCACCTGGGATCCGATCTCGCGCTTCGTGACCGTGGTCAACGGTGAGGGTGCTGACCTCCCGGGCTGGCCTCGTCCTCTGGCGCCTGCGGCGGAGTCGCATCGGGGTTCTCAGGTGCCGCCGGTGGTGGCGAACCTGGACGACAGGGGAGCGCCGGAGATCCTGCTCGCCGCCCGCGATGGCCGCCTGTACGGCTGGCACGCCGACGGCAGCGAGATCGCCGACGGTGACGCCTCGGCGGCCACCCAAGGGGTGCTGTTCGATACCGGGAGCCCCTTCCTGCGCTGCGCCCCCGCGGTCGCGCCTCTCGATCCGTCCTCTCCGGGTCAGGAGATCGTCTTCGGCGGCACCAACGGCAAGCTCTACGTCCTCGACGCGCAAGGACGGCCGCTTCCCGGCTGGCCGCGCACCGCGCCGCTCGGTGGTGACCCCTTCGGTACCGTCTTCGCCAGCGGCATCTGCATCGCCGACCTCGAGCGCGACGGCCAGCGCGAGATGGTGTTCTTGGAAAGCTCGGGGCGCTTGCACGCCATGCATACGGACGGCAGCGAACTGCCGGGCTTCCCGGTCGGCGGCATCCAGGCGCTGAGCGGCTCCGTGGTGCCCTCGCCGGCACTGGGAAATCTGCAAGGAGATGGGGCGCTGGAGATCGTCGTCGGTGGCAGCGACGGCCGCATCCACGTCTTCGACGCCCACGGCATCGCGCTCTTGCCGCAGCCGTTCTTCTCCGGTGCGGTGAGCGAGAGTTCGCCGCTCCTCGGTGACGTGGACGGGGACGGGGAGATCGAGATCCTCTTTGGCAACGAGAACGCCGTCCTGCACGCCTGGAATCTGGACGGTTCGGAGGTGGACGGTTTTCCCATCGCCCTCGGCGCCGAGCTGCGGGCGACGCCGACCCTGGAAGATGTGAACGGCGACGGCAACGCCGACCTGCTGGCGCAGAGCTGGGAGGGCAGGATCACGCTGTGGGATCTGGGGGTGCCCTGGGTCCCGTCTCGCTTCCCCTGGCCGACGCACCGCGGCAGCATCCACCGCACCGGCGAGTACGGCTTCGCCGTGCCGACGCCGCTTGCTCTCACCGATCTGCACGCCGTCTTCGAGGCCGGGCGCGGCGTGTGGCTGTCGTGGCGGGGTGGCACCGAGGTGGGCGAACGCCAGTGGCGCGTGCGCCGGGCCGGTCCGTTCGCTGCCGAGCCGGAGCGCGGGGAGGCGGAGTGGACGCAAGGCGCGGTGGTGGTGGCGACGCTGCGCGGCCACGGCGAGCTCCAGTGCCTCGACGCGAGCGCTGCTCCCGCGAGCTGGTACGGCTATTTGATCGAGGTGGAGGGGGAGGAGGGCTTCCGGATCGCGGCGGTGCTCACGCTCTTCACCGCCCCCGCTTCCGAGCTGCGACTGCACGCGGCCGTGCCGAACCCCTTCAATCCGAACACGCGCCTCGCCTTCGATGTACCCGCCCTCGCTGGCGCCACCGTCGCCGTGGCGGTACGACTGGACCTCATCGATGCCCGCGGCCGGGTGGTGGCGACGCCGGTGCGGGGCATGCTGCGTCCCGGGCCGCACGCGATCCAGTGGGATGGGCGGGATGCCTCCGGGCGCGAGGCTCCGAGCGGTGTTTACGTGGCGCGTCTCAGCGCCGCGGACCGCGTGGTGACGCGAAAGCTCACGCTGCTACGCTGA
- a CDS encoding isocitrate lyase/phosphoenolpyruvate mutase family protein — MRTQAEKGKAFRALHERDGAFIIPNPWDAGTARLLAGLGFEALATTSAGFAFSVGQRDNSIGRERMLAHVAAIVAATDLPVSADLENGFGDPPETVAETLRLAAATGLAGGSIEDSTQRPSAPIYEYGLAVERIRAAAEAVRALPSPFTLTARAENYLVGRPDLDDTIRRLQAYQEAGADVLYAPGLRSKEDIAAVVGAVGRPVNVVMGLQGVQLSLAELAALGVKRVSVGSALSRAALGAFLRAAREMRERGTFTFAEAAVPYREISALFEK; from the coding sequence ATGCGGACGCAAGCGGAGAAGGGCAAAGCCTTTCGCGCTCTCCACGAGCGCGACGGAGCCTTCATCATCCCCAATCCTTGGGACGCAGGCACGGCGCGCCTCCTCGCCGGGCTCGGCTTCGAGGCGCTCGCGACCACGAGCGCAGGCTTCGCATTCTCCGTCGGCCAGCGGGACAACAGCATCGGTCGCGAACGCATGCTGGCGCACGTGGCGGCGATCGTCGCCGCCACCGATTTGCCGGTGAGCGCCGACCTCGAGAACGGCTTTGGTGACCCTCCAGAGACGGTGGCGGAAACGCTGCGGCTCGCCGCGGCAACCGGTCTCGCCGGCGGCTCGATCGAGGATTCGACCCAGCGCCCCAGCGCTCCGATCTATGAGTACGGTCTTGCCGTGGAGCGCATCCGTGCAGCGGCGGAAGCGGTGCGCGCCCTTCCCTCCCCTTTCACGCTGACCGCCCGAGCGGAGAACTACCTCGTCGGCCGACCGGACCTCGACGACACCATCCGGCGACTACAGGCCTATCAGGAGGCAGGGGCGGATGTCCTCTATGCGCCGGGCTTGCGGAGCAAGGAAGACATCGCCGCCGTCGTCGGTGCGGTCGGTCGCCCGGTGAACGTGGTGATGGGATTGCAAGGGGTGCAGCTGAGCCTGGCGGAGCTGGCGGCGCTGGGTGTGAAACGCGTCAGCGTGGGGAGCGCGCTCTCCCGCGCGGCTCTCGGGGCCTTTCTTCGCGCCGCCCGGGAAATGCGCGAACGCGGCACCTTCACCTTTGCCGAAGCTGCCGTACCCTATCGGGAAATCAGCGCCCTGTTCGAGAAATGA